Proteins from one Paraburkholderia sp. BL10I2N1 genomic window:
- a CDS encoding aldehyde dehydrogenase family protein, with the protein MLKNSYPYYLANEPVAANTDLEVTDKFSGEVATRVALADAKAIDRAIGAAVDALPALRDYPPFKRQAVLEHCVKRFRERYDELAMALCIEAGKPINDSRGEVTRLIDTFKVAAEESVRIDGAIVNLEISPRAKGYHGYTKRVPIGPCSFISPFNFPLNLAAHKVAPGLAAGVPFVLKPASRTPVGALIIGEILAETDLPKGAFSILPAHRDGADLFTTDERFKLLSFTGSPAVGWDLKKKAGKKKVILELGGNAAAIVDGDQQNKLDYVVDRLAFGAFYQSGQSCIGVQRILIHSSLYDALRDRLITKTKSLKMGDPKDETTFVGPMISESESNRLAGWMETAVKAGAKIVAGGRVDGAMFEATVLENVGRDQDLYRKEAFGPVAILERFDNFDQALDTVNDSDFGLQAGVFTDSLAHAHRAWDRLEVGGVVINDVPSFRVDNMPYGGVKESGLGREGIRYAIEDMTELRLMVMRETW; encoded by the coding sequence ATGCTGAAGAATTCTTACCCGTACTACCTCGCCAACGAGCCGGTCGCGGCGAACACCGATCTCGAAGTCACCGATAAATTCAGCGGCGAAGTGGCGACGCGCGTCGCGCTTGCCGACGCGAAGGCCATCGACCGCGCAATCGGCGCGGCCGTCGACGCGCTGCCGGCGCTGCGCGACTATCCGCCTTTCAAGCGCCAGGCCGTGCTCGAGCATTGCGTGAAGCGCTTTCGCGAACGCTACGACGAACTGGCGATGGCGCTGTGCATCGAGGCCGGCAAACCGATCAACGATTCGCGCGGCGAAGTCACGCGGCTGATCGATACGTTCAAGGTGGCGGCGGAAGAGTCGGTGCGCATCGACGGTGCGATCGTCAACCTGGAGATTTCCCCGCGGGCGAAGGGCTACCACGGTTATACGAAGCGCGTGCCGATCGGGCCGTGCTCGTTCATCTCGCCGTTCAACTTTCCGCTCAACCTGGCTGCACACAAGGTGGCCCCGGGTCTCGCAGCGGGTGTGCCGTTTGTGCTGAAGCCCGCCAGCCGCACGCCGGTCGGCGCGCTGATCATCGGCGAAATTCTCGCGGAAACGGACCTGCCGAAGGGCGCGTTCTCGATCCTGCCTGCTCACCGCGACGGCGCCGATCTGTTCACCACCGACGAGCGCTTCAAGCTGCTTTCATTCACCGGTTCGCCCGCGGTCGGCTGGGACCTGAAGAAAAAGGCCGGCAAGAAAAAGGTCATTCTGGAACTGGGCGGCAACGCGGCGGCGATCGTCGACGGCGACCAGCAAAACAAGCTCGATTACGTCGTCGACCGCCTCGCTTTCGGCGCGTTCTATCAGTCGGGGCAGAGCTGCATTGGCGTGCAGCGGATCCTGATCCACTCGAGCCTCTATGACGCGCTACGCGACAGGCTGATCACAAAAACGAAGTCGCTGAAAATGGGCGACCCGAAGGACGAGACGACCTTCGTCGGTCCGATGATCTCCGAATCGGAATCGAACCGGCTCGCCGGCTGGATGGAAACCGCGGTCAAGGCGGGCGCGAAGATCGTCGCGGGCGGCAGGGTGGACGGCGCGATGTTCGAGGCGACGGTGCTGGAGAACGTCGGGCGCGATCAGGACCTGTATCGCAAGGAGGCGTTCGGGCCGGTGGCGATTCTCGAGCGCTTCGACAATTTCGATCAGGCACTGGACACGGTCAACGACAGCGACTTCGGGCTGCAGGCAGGCGTCTTTACCGATTCGCTCGCGCATGCGCATCGCGCGTGGGATCGGCTGGAAGTGGGCGGCGTCGTGATCAACGACGTGCCGTCGTTCCGCGTGGACAACATGCCATATGGCGGCGTGAAGGAATCCGGGCTGGGCCGCGAAGGTATCCGCTACGCGATCGAGGATATGACTGAACTCCGGCTGATGGTGATGCGCGAAACCTGGTGA
- the dnaE gene encoding DNA polymerase III subunit alpha — protein sequence MSPMSDPRFVHLRVHSEFSIADGIVRLDDIVKAAAKDGQGALALTDLGNAFGLVRFYKEARGKGVKPVAGCDVWITNPDDRDKPSRLLLLVKDRRGYLNLCELLTKAWLTNQYRGRAEVEIGWLEAGLGEGLLALSGAQQGDVGMALAAGNEEAARRNAQRWAALFPNGFYIELQRCGQPGGEAYVQQAVALAAALKLPVVATHPLQFMTPDDFTAHEARVCISEGDILANPRRQKRFTTDQYFQSQDEMAALFADIPSALANTVEIAKRCNLTLELGKPKLPLFPTPDGMSLDDYLVQLSKEGLEKRLEQLYPDQAERDAQRETYYQRLEFECGTIIKMGFPGYFLIVADFINWAKNNGVPVGPGRGSGAGSLVAYALGVTDLDPLRYNLLFERFLNPERVSMPDFDIDFCQEGRDRVIQYVKQKYGADAVSQIATFGTMAAKAAVRDIGRVLDLGYMFTDGIAKLIPFKPGKHVTIADAMKEEPLLQERFDNEDEVHQLLELAQRVEGLTRNVGMHAGGVLIAPGKLTDFCPLYTQGDDSGVVSQYDKDDVEAVGLVKFDFLGLTTLTILDWAERYIRRLDPSKKDWSLAQVPLDDPASFSILKKANTVAVFQLESRGMQGMLKDAQPDRFEDIIALVALYRPGPMDLIPSFCARKHGREVVDYPDPRVEPILKETYGIMVYQEQVMQMAQIIGGYSLGGADLLRRAMGKKKAEEMAEHRALFREGAAKNGLTAEKADEIFDLMEKFAGYGFNKSHAAAYALLAYFTAWLKAHHPAEFMAANMSLAMDDTDKVKILFEDCITNGMKVLPPDVNQSAYRFEPVAEADGKRSKTIRYGLGAIKGSGQNAIEEILRAREEGLFIDIFDFCNRIDRRVVNRRTVEALIRAGAFDQLHENRAQLIASVSLAMEAADQASANALQAGLFDMGDEPSQGHELVDEPAWPEKKKLQEEKAALGFYLSGHLFDAYKGEVRRFVRQKIGELKEGRDKLVAGVIASLRTQMTQRGKMLIALLDDGTGQCEVTVFNEQFEAHKQLFKEDELLVVQGQARNDAFTGGIRFTVDTVMDLERARSRYAQAVKVQMNGNTDAQALRRVLEAHCAGPQETAQAAPAPAPSRGGGGRGGNGGYGGDGGRQRAPVQIPNGLAVQIIYRSEHAEGEVRLGDQWRVKPTDELLNALRGEFAGSAIEIVY from the coding sequence ATGTCGCCCATGTCAGATCCCCGCTTCGTTCATCTTCGCGTCCACTCCGAATTCTCGATTGCCGATGGCATCGTGCGCCTTGACGACATCGTCAAGGCCGCCGCCAAAGACGGTCAGGGCGCGCTCGCACTCACCGACCTCGGCAACGCGTTCGGTCTCGTCCGTTTCTACAAGGAAGCTCGTGGCAAAGGGGTCAAACCCGTCGCCGGCTGCGACGTCTGGATCACGAATCCCGATGATCGCGACAAGCCTTCGCGGCTTTTGCTGCTGGTCAAAGACCGGCGCGGCTACCTGAATCTGTGCGAGCTACTGACGAAGGCGTGGCTCACGAATCAATATCGCGGCCGCGCGGAGGTCGAGATCGGCTGGCTCGAAGCGGGTCTTGGCGAAGGCCTGCTCGCGCTCTCTGGTGCGCAACAGGGCGACGTCGGCATGGCGCTGGCCGCCGGCAATGAAGAGGCCGCAAGGCGCAATGCGCAGCGCTGGGCCGCGCTGTTTCCCAATGGTTTCTATATCGAGTTGCAGCGTTGCGGGCAGCCGGGCGGTGAAGCCTACGTCCAGCAGGCCGTCGCGCTGGCCGCTGCGCTGAAACTGCCGGTCGTCGCCACGCATCCGCTGCAGTTCATGACGCCGGACGACTTCACCGCGCACGAAGCGCGTGTGTGTATCTCAGAAGGCGATATTCTCGCGAATCCGCGTCGCCAGAAGCGTTTCACGACCGATCAGTATTTCCAGTCGCAAGACGAGATGGCGGCGCTTTTTGCTGACATTCCGTCGGCGCTGGCCAACACGGTCGAGATCGCCAAACGCTGCAACCTCACGCTCGAACTCGGCAAGCCGAAGCTGCCGCTGTTCCCGACGCCCGACGGCATGTCGCTCGACGACTACCTCGTACAGCTATCGAAGGAAGGGCTGGAGAAGCGGCTCGAGCAGCTGTATCCGGACCAGGCCGAACGCGACGCGCAGCGCGAAACGTATTACCAGCGGCTCGAATTCGAGTGCGGCACGATCATCAAGATGGGCTTTCCGGGCTACTTCCTGATCGTTGCGGACTTTATCAACTGGGCCAAGAACAACGGCGTGCCGGTAGGGCCGGGCCGGGGCTCGGGTGCGGGTTCGCTCGTCGCCTATGCGCTCGGCGTGACCGACCTCGATCCACTGCGCTACAACCTGCTGTTCGAACGTTTCCTGAATCCGGAGCGGGTGTCGATGCCCGACTTCGATATCGACTTTTGTCAGGAAGGGCGCGACCGCGTCATTCAGTACGTGAAGCAGAAGTATGGCGCGGACGCCGTCTCGCAGATCGCGACCTTCGGCACGATGGCGGCGAAGGCCGCGGTGCGCGACATCGGCCGTGTGCTCGATCTGGGCTACATGTTCACGGATGGCATCGCGAAGCTTATTCCGTTCAAGCCCGGCAAGCACGTGACGATTGCCGACGCGATGAAGGAAGAGCCGCTTCTGCAGGAGCGCTTCGACAACGAAGACGAAGTCCATCAGTTGCTCGAACTCGCGCAGCGTGTCGAAGGGCTGACGCGTAACGTCGGCATGCATGCGGGCGGCGTGTTGATCGCGCCCGGCAAGCTGACCGATTTTTGCCCGCTCTACACGCAGGGCGACGATAGCGGCGTCGTGAGCCAGTACGACAAGGACGACGTCGAAGCCGTCGGCCTCGTGAAGTTCGACTTTCTGGGCCTGACCACGCTGACGATCCTCGACTGGGCCGAGCGTTATATTCGCCGGCTCGATCCGTCGAAGAAAGACTGGTCGCTTGCCCAGGTGCCGCTCGACGACCCCGCGTCGTTCTCGATCCTCAAGAAAGCGAATACGGTCGCCGTGTTCCAGCTGGAAAGCCGCGGCATGCAGGGCATGCTGAAGGACGCGCAGCCTGACCGTTTCGAGGACATCATTGCGCTCGTGGCGCTGTACCGTCCGGGCCCGATGGACCTGATTCCGAGCTTCTGCGCGCGTAAGCACGGCCGCGAAGTGGTGGACTATCCGGATCCGCGCGTCGAGCCCATCCTGAAAGAGACCTACGGCATCATGGTCTATCAGGAGCAGGTGATGCAGATGGCGCAGATCATCGGCGGATACTCGCTCGGTGGCGCCGACCTGCTGCGCCGCGCGATGGGTAAGAAGAAGGCCGAGGAAATGGCCGAGCACCGCGCGTTGTTCCGCGAAGGTGCGGCGAAGAACGGCCTAACGGCCGAAAAGGCCGACGAAATCTTCGACTTGATGGAGAAGTTCGCAGGCTACGGCTTCAACAAGTCGCACGCGGCGGCCTACGCGCTGCTCGCGTACTTTACCGCGTGGCTGAAGGCGCACCATCCGGCTGAATTCATGGCAGCGAATATGTCGCTCGCCATGGATGACACCGACAAGGTCAAGATCCTGTTCGAAGACTGCATCACGAACGGGATGAAGGTGTTGCCGCCGGACGTCAACCAGTCGGCATATCGCTTCGAGCCTGTCGCCGAAGCCGACGGCAAGCGGTCGAAGACGATCCGCTATGGTCTCGGCGCAATCAAGGGCAGTGGCCAGAACGCGATCGAGGAAATCCTCCGTGCACGCGAAGAAGGGCTGTTCATTGATATCTTCGACTTCTGCAACCGCATCGACCGCCGGGTAGTGAACCGTCGGACCGTCGAGGCACTCATTCGCGCAGGCGCGTTCGATCAATTGCACGAGAACCGCGCGCAATTGATCGCGTCCGTTTCGCTCGCGATGGAAGCAGCCGATCAGGCCAGCGCCAATGCGTTGCAGGCGGGCCTCTTCGACATGGGCGATGAGCCGTCGCAAGGCCACGAACTCGTCGACGAACCGGCATGGCCGGAAAAGAAGAAGCTTCAGGAAGAGAAAGCCGCACTTGGTTTTTACCTGTCCGGGCATCTGTTCGACGCGTACAAGGGCGAAGTGCGCCGCTTCGTTCGCCAGAAGATCGGCGAACTGAAGGAAGGGCGCGACAAGCTGGTTGCGGGCGTGATCGCGTCGCTGCGCACGCAGATGACCCAGCGCGGCAAGATGCTGATCGCATTGCTCGACGACGGCACGGGTCAGTGCGAAGTCACCGTTTTCAACGAGCAGTTCGAGGCACACAAGCAGCTCTTCAAGGAAGATGAGCTTCTCGTCGTGCAAGGGCAGGCGCGTAACGACGCGTTCACGGGCGGGATCCGCTTTACCGTCGATACGGTCATGGACCTCGAACGGGCACGCAGTCGCTACGCACAGGCTGTCAAGGTGCAGATGAACGGCAATACCGATGCGCAGGCGTTGCGTCGCGTGCTCGAGGCGCATTGCGCCGGTCCGCAGGAGACGGCGCAGGCCGCACCCGCACCCGCCCCATCGCGCGGCGGTGGCGGGCGCGGCGGCAATGGCGGTTACGGGGGCGATGGCGGCCGGCAGCGCGCGCCTGTGCAGATACCGAATGGTCTTGCGGTGCAGATCATCTATCGCAGCGAACATGCGGAAGGCGAGGTGCGGCTCGGCGACCAGTGGCGCGTAAAACCGACCGACGAATTGCTGAACGCTTTGCGCGGCGAGTTCGCGGGAAGCGCGATTGAGATCGTTTATTGA
- a CDS encoding sulfurtransferase — MSIVNLAAYQFATLEAIVEWRPLVTERCNALGLRGTILLAPEGINLFVAGTPEAARNFIDYIRHDPLFERKFAGLQFKESFSEKQPFRRMLVKLKREIITMKKPAIRPEQGRAPFVDAPTLKTWLDRGHDDEGRPVVMLDTRNAFEVDVGTFEHALDYRITKFSEFPEVVEQNRSDLEGKTVVSFCTGGIRCEKAAIHMKEVGIENVYQLEGGILKYFEEVGGAHYQGDCFVFDYRTALNPQLEPTSTVQCFGCRAVVNAEAQESPLYTPGKTCPECHPQRDGARAA, encoded by the coding sequence ATGAGTATCGTCAACCTCGCTGCCTATCAATTCGCGACCCTCGAAGCCATCGTCGAGTGGCGCCCGCTCGTCACCGAACGCTGCAACGCGCTCGGCCTGCGCGGCACCATCCTGCTCGCGCCGGAGGGCATCAACCTGTTCGTCGCCGGCACGCCCGAGGCCGCGCGTAATTTCATCGATTACATTCGCCACGATCCGCTCTTCGAGCGAAAATTTGCGGGCCTTCAGTTCAAGGAAAGCTTCTCGGAAAAGCAGCCATTCCGTCGCATGCTCGTCAAGCTGAAGCGCGAGATCATCACAATGAAAAAGCCGGCTATTCGCCCGGAACAGGGCCGTGCTCCATTCGTCGATGCACCCACGCTGAAAACATGGCTCGACCGCGGTCACGACGATGAAGGGCGCCCTGTCGTGATGCTCGATACGCGCAATGCGTTCGAGGTAGACGTCGGCACTTTCGAGCATGCGCTGGACTATCGGATCACGAAGTTCAGCGAATTTCCCGAGGTCGTCGAACAAAACCGCTCGGACCTCGAGGGCAAGACGGTCGTCTCGTTCTGCACGGGCGGGATTCGTTGCGAGAAGGCGGCGATCCATATGAAGGAAGTCGGCATCGAGAACGTCTACCAGCTCGAAGGCGGCATCCTGAAGTATTTCGAGGAAGTGGGCGGTGCGCACTATCAAGGCGACTGCTTCGTGTTCGACTACCGGACCGCGCTGAACCCGCAACTGGAGCCGACTTCGACAGTGCAATGCTTCGGCTGCCGTGCGGTGGTGAATGCAGAGGCGCAAGAGTCGCCGCTGTACACGCCGGGCAAGACCTGTCCTGAATGCCATCCGCAAAGGGACGGCGCACGCGCCGCGTGA
- the gluQRS gene encoding tRNA glutamyl-Q(34) synthetase GluQRS yields MTVPTYRGRFAPSPTGPLHFGSLVSALASWLDARAHGGAWLVRIEDIDAPRTVAGAAEDILATLMRFGMHPDEPPMWQSRRTDGYQRALEQLEANGLIYPCGCTRKEIADSLLQAHERNTTLAYPGTCRGGLHGKPARAWRLRVPDGDAAVITFEDRWQGQQTQDLATEVGDFVLKRADGQWAYQLAVVVDDADAGITHVVRGADLLDSTARQIYLQRCLDVPTPSYLHVPVVTNEAGEKLSKQTGATALDHAAPLRTLHAAATHLGLDLGSSISGSLDTFYEAATMAWSRRMAQIEKRGHQ; encoded by the coding sequence ATGACCGTGCCGACCTATCGCGGACGCTTCGCGCCGTCGCCCACCGGACCGCTGCATTTCGGCTCGCTCGTCAGCGCACTCGCAAGCTGGCTGGATGCGCGCGCACATGGCGGCGCATGGCTGGTGCGCATCGAAGACATCGACGCGCCACGCACGGTAGCCGGCGCCGCCGAGGATATTCTCGCGACACTCATGCGTTTCGGCATGCATCCTGACGAACCGCCGATGTGGCAAAGCCGGCGCACCGACGGCTATCAGCGGGCACTCGAGCAACTCGAGGCCAACGGATTGATCTATCCGTGCGGCTGCACGCGCAAGGAAATCGCCGATTCACTGCTGCAGGCACACGAACGCAACACGACCCTCGCCTACCCCGGCACGTGTCGTGGCGGCCTGCATGGCAAACCAGCACGCGCGTGGCGTCTGAGGGTCCCGGACGGCGACGCGGCCGTGATCACATTCGAGGATCGCTGGCAGGGACAGCAGACACAGGATCTGGCCACGGAAGTCGGCGACTTCGTACTGAAACGCGCCGATGGCCAATGGGCCTACCAGCTGGCGGTGGTGGTCGATGATGCGGATGCGGGCATTACGCACGTAGTGCGCGGCGCGGACCTGCTCGATTCGACCGCGCGGCAGATCTATCTGCAGCGTTGCCTCGATGTGCCGACGCCGTCATATCTGCACGTCCCGGTGGTCACGAACGAGGCAGGCGAAAAACTCAGCAAGCAGACTGGAGCAACCGCGCTCGATCACGCAGCGCCGTTAAGGACGCTTCACGCGGCGGCCACGCATCTGGGACTTGACCTGGGCTCAAGCATCAGCGGATCGCTGGACACTTTTTACGAGGCCGCAACGATGGCGTGGTCCCGGCGCATGGCGCAGATCGAAAAGCGCGGGCACCAGTAG
- a CDS encoding DEAD/DEAH box helicase has protein sequence MSDTAVTPSTDTPTFDQFGLSADILRAVTDSGYTTPTPIQSQAIPVVLAGRDVMGAAQTGTGKTASFSLPIIQRLLPQASTSASPARHPVRALILTPTRELADQVAANVQAYAKHTPLRSAVVFGGVDMNPQSAELRRGVEILIATPGRLLDHVQQKTANLGQVQILVLDEADRMLDMGFLPDLQRILNLLPKERQTLLFSATFSGEIKKLAATYLRNPQTIEVARSNSTATNVTQIVYEVAEGDKTGAVVQLIRERSLKQVIVFCNSKIGASRLARQLERDGVVATAIHGDRTQNERMQALDAFKRGEIEALVATDVAARGLDIVELPAVINFDLPFSAEDYVHRIGRTGRAGASGDALSLCSPNERKQLADIEKLIKRPLDVQRLTVDVPVRHHHEERVGRRERDERPGRRRPTGGASFDRPHHHRHTQPPVDDFFLKPYEPSPSSTKQEDEAPAAAQKPASRQPLAALLGGFGMPRKTPTSS, from the coding sequence ATGTCCGACACAGCCGTCACGCCCAGCACTGATACACCCACCTTCGACCAGTTCGGCCTTTCCGCCGACATTCTGAGGGCTGTCACGGACTCGGGCTACACGACGCCGACGCCGATCCAGTCCCAGGCCATCCCCGTCGTCCTCGCCGGCCGCGACGTCATGGGCGCCGCCCAGACCGGCACCGGCAAGACCGCCAGTTTCTCGCTGCCGATCATCCAGCGCCTGTTGCCGCAGGCCAGCACGAGCGCCTCGCCCGCGCGACACCCGGTGCGCGCGCTGATCCTCACGCCCACGCGCGAACTCGCCGACCAGGTTGCCGCAAACGTGCAGGCGTACGCGAAGCACACGCCGCTGCGCAGCGCGGTGGTATTTGGCGGTGTCGACATGAACCCGCAGTCCGCCGAATTGCGGCGCGGCGTGGAAATCCTGATCGCGACGCCGGGGCGCCTGCTCGACCACGTACAGCAAAAGACGGCGAATCTCGGCCAGGTGCAGATTCTCGTGCTCGACGAAGCCGACCGGATGCTCGACATGGGCTTCCTGCCGGACCTGCAGCGCATCCTGAACCTGCTGCCGAAGGAGCGTCAGACGCTGCTCTTCTCGGCGACGTTCTCCGGCGAAATCAAGAAGCTGGCGGCGACCTATCTGCGCAATCCGCAGACGATCGAAGTCGCGCGCAGCAATTCGACCGCGACGAACGTCACGCAGATCGTTTACGAGGTCGCGGAAGGGGACAAGACCGGTGCGGTGGTGCAACTGATCCGCGAGCGCAGCCTCAAGCAGGTGATCGTGTTCTGCAACAGCAAGATCGGCGCGAGCCGTCTTGCGCGGCAGCTCGAGCGCGACGGCGTGGTGGCTACGGCCATTCACGGCGACCGGACTCAGAACGAGCGGATGCAGGCGCTCGACGCGTTCAAGCGCGGCGAGATCGAGGCACTGGTGGCGACCGATGTGGCTGCGCGCGGTCTGGATATCGTGGAACTGCCGGCGGTGATCAACTTCGATCTGCCGTTTAGCGCGGAAGACTATGTGCACCGGATCGGCCGTACGGGCCGCGCAGGCGCGTCGGGTGACGCACTCTCGCTGTGCAGCCCGAACGAGCGCAAGCAGCTTGCAGACATCGAAAAGCTGATCAAGCGTCCGCTCGATGTGCAGCGTCTGACTGTCGATGTGCCGGTGCGCCATCACCACGAAGAACGCGTTGGCCGGCGTGAGCGCGATGAGCGTCCGGGACGTCGTCGCCCGACGGGTGGGGCGTCGTTCGATCGGCCGCATCATCATCGTCACACGCAGCCGCCTGTCGACGATTTCTTCCTTAAGCCTTACGAGCCGTCGCCTTCCTCGACAAAGCAGGAAGACGAAGCGCCCGCCGCTGCGCAGAAACCGGCTTCGAGGCAACCGCTCGCCGCCCTGCTCGGCGGCTTCGGGATGCCGCGCAAGACGCCTACCTCTTCCTGA
- a CDS encoding O-antigen ligase family protein — translation MYNVSHRLTASRIFAVVALCLVPVSTALTNIACALFVIALLSAPEFWRNLPSMFRNRTAVSALLLLVALIVSVAYTVAPHSDAWSWIGKYDKLLLLPLAIVAFKDSDWAGVVRWSWFATLCVILLLSTTNYLGLTAIGPAHAAELPLSRAWVFKNHIAAGLFGALLFYQAADLAMVTRHSRARIAFAAIAVLALINVFVMMQGRTGQVIALLFMLAVAVRFAWRKHDQSPLRAGLSVSAVLAAAGLLVAVACTMQGGRLLQVATEVHEYRQSNAITSTGLRLEWYRKCFELIRERPLIGYGAGGLGVEFKKLTQGKTEAEGQLTQNPHNEYLLMAVQLGAIGFVLFVNLLIQIGRDARSLDPRSRQLLLAWLAAFAISCLANSLLLDFAEGHLLVLLAGILLGCGYRTQTVARRDTSNVATVG, via the coding sequence ATGTATAACGTTTCGCACCGATTGACCGCCTCGCGCATCTTCGCCGTTGTCGCACTGTGTCTGGTGCCGGTCTCGACCGCGCTCACCAACATAGCCTGTGCCCTGTTTGTCATCGCTTTGCTGAGCGCACCCGAATTCTGGCGCAATCTGCCGTCGATGTTCCGAAACCGGACTGCGGTCTCCGCGCTGCTACTGCTCGTCGCGCTGATCGTGAGCGTTGCCTATACCGTCGCGCCGCATAGCGACGCATGGTCGTGGATCGGCAAGTACGACAAGTTGCTGCTGTTGCCGCTCGCGATCGTTGCATTCAAGGATTCGGACTGGGCCGGCGTCGTGCGCTGGAGCTGGTTTGCGACCCTGTGCGTAATCCTGCTACTGTCGACGACGAACTATCTCGGACTGACCGCGATCGGACCGGCTCATGCAGCTGAATTGCCGCTGTCGCGTGCGTGGGTGTTCAAGAACCACATTGCGGCGGGCCTGTTCGGCGCGCTACTGTTCTATCAAGCCGCGGATCTCGCGATGGTGACGCGCCACAGCCGGGCGCGGATCGCGTTTGCGGCGATCGCAGTGCTCGCGTTGATCAACGTATTCGTGATGATGCAGGGCCGGACGGGTCAGGTGATCGCGTTGCTGTTCATGCTGGCCGTTGCGGTGCGATTCGCATGGCGTAAGCACGACCAGTCGCCGCTGCGCGCGGGTTTGTCCGTCAGCGCGGTCCTCGCTGCCGCGGGCCTGCTGGTTGCGGTCGCCTGCACCATGCAGGGAGGACGCCTGCTCCAGGTTGCAACCGAAGTGCACGAATACCGGCAAAGCAATGCGATCACTTCGACCGGGCTGCGACTCGAATGGTACCGGAAGTGTTTTGAGCTGATCCGCGAACGTCCGCTGATCGGCTACGGGGCAGGTGGGCTCGGCGTCGAATTCAAAAAGTTGACCCAGGGCAAAACGGAAGCGGAAGGTCAGTTGACCCAGAATCCGCATAACGAATATCTGCTGATGGCAGTGCAGTTGGGTGCGATCGGCTTTGTGCTGTTCGTGAATCTGCTGATCCAGATCGGACGCGACGCGCGCTCACTGGACCCGCGTTCGCGTCAGTTGCTATTGGCCTGGCTTGCCGCGTTCGCTATCAGCTGCCTCGCCAATTCGCTGCTGCTCGATTTCGCCGAAGGTCATCTGCTGGTACTGCTCGCGGGGATTCTCCTTGGCTGTGGCTATCGCACGCAGACTGTTGCCAGACGCGATACGTCAAACGTAGCCACGGTGGGCTAG
- a CDS encoding glycosyltransferase family 9 protein, whose translation MAALFSTSRPPRSILVVCTRRIGDVLLTTPFVRSLKAQWPDTPIDMLVFRGTEGILEHNPDVRRVIVVAQRARLRERIADAAKIWRRYDLACAAVSSDRPRFYCWFAGKKRIGLVDPNRVTLLTRLMLHGIAINHHESVHTVNSSLALTPLLGIEPRAEVVAPGIGDDPVRRAEFDARIHAPPAVLAGQPFVVLHPYPMFAYKRWHLEGWVELIAWLRSLGFAIALSGGPAAEEREYAERVAAAAGGPVLNMVGQLSLGESAEMIRQARLYVGPDTGATHIAAATGTPTIALFGPSDPVRWGPWPCGWPAGVDPWPLRGSGRHSNVYLLQGEGDCVPCRGEGCEGHVESRSDCLANLGASRVIGAAAELLGLPAPSVANPAVIQSIVDTSLLRLGDGT comes from the coding sequence GTGGCTGCATTATTTTCGACTTCCCGTCCGCCGCGCAGCATCCTCGTCGTCTGCACCCGCCGCATCGGCGATGTGCTGCTCACGACGCCGTTCGTCCGGTCACTGAAGGCTCAATGGCCCGATACTCCGATCGACATGCTCGTGTTCCGCGGCACCGAAGGGATACTCGAACACAATCCTGACGTGCGCCGCGTGATTGTCGTCGCACAGCGCGCCAGGCTGCGGGAACGGATTGCTGATGCAGCGAAGATCTGGCGCCGCTACGATCTCGCTTGCGCCGCCGTCAGTTCAGATCGTCCGCGTTTCTATTGCTGGTTCGCGGGCAAGAAGCGCATCGGACTCGTCGATCCCAACCGCGTCACACTGCTGACCCGGCTGATGCTGCACGGCATTGCCATCAATCACCACGAGTCGGTCCATACGGTCAACAGCAGCCTCGCGCTGACGCCGCTTTTGGGGATCGAGCCGCGCGCCGAGGTCGTTGCGCCCGGCATTGGCGACGACCCTGTGCGGCGCGCGGAGTTCGATGCACGCATTCACGCGCCGCCCGCCGTACTTGCCGGCCAGCCGTTCGTGGTGTTACACCCGTACCCGATGTTTGCGTACAAGCGCTGGCACCTCGAAGGCTGGGTCGAGTTGATCGCCTGGCTGCGTTCGCTTGGTTTCGCGATTGCGTTGAGCGGCGGCCCGGCTGCGGAGGAACGGGAGTACGCGGAGCGGGTTGCTGCCGCGGCTGGCGGCCCGGTGCTCAATATGGTCGGGCAATTGTCGCTTGGCGAAAGCGCGGAAATGATTCGGCAGGCCAGGCTCTACGTGGGTCCGGACACGGGCGCCACGCACATTGCCGCGGCCACCGGTACGCCGACGATCGCGTTATTCGGCCCGTCTGACCCAGTTCGCTGGGGGCCGTGGCCGTGCGGATGGCCGGCCGGAGTCGATCCCTGGCCTCTGCGCGGGTCGGGCCGTCATAGCAATGTTTATCTGCTCCAGGGAGAGGGCGACTGTGTGCCGTGCCGGGGCGAAGGTTGCGAGGGGCATGTCGAAAGCCGTAGCGATTGCCTGGCGAATCTCGGTGCCAGCCGTGTTATCGGCGCAGCGGCCGAACTGCTCGGCTTGCCGGCTCCATCGGTCGCGAATCCGGCGGTTATCCAGTCGATCGTCGATACGTCGCTGCTAAGGCTGGGCGACGGCACGTAG